The genomic stretch AAAGAATTTATTCGAAGTGGATTAGATAAAATTTATCTTTTAAAAGACGGTATGGATTCTTGGGAAAAAGAAAGATTACCTATTATTGTCAATAAAAAAAAATAATATTTTTAAGAAAAATAAAAAAATATTTTTTTAAGATCTAAATTATAAATTTAATTCATTTAAATGGATAATATATGTCAGAAAAAAAATTAAAAGAAAAATCTTTTGAAATTAAAAGAATTTATATAAAAGATGCTTCTTTTGAAGCTCCAAACACTCCTAATATTTTTCATAAAAAATGGGATCCAATTATAAAATTTAATTTAAATATAACTTCTAATAAATTAAAATCAAATATTTTTGAAACTGTTTTACAGGTACGAGTAATAGTTAAAAGTGAAGAAAATTTATTTTTTTTATGTGATGTACATCAAGCAGGTGTTTTTTTGATTTCTTATTTTAATGAAAAAGAATTAAGACATTGTTTGGGTTCTTATTGTCCTAATATTTTATTTCCTTATGCTAGAACATGTATATCAAGTTTAGTATCCTATGGTAGTTTTCCGCAGTTAAATCTTACTCCTATTAATTTTGATGATATTTTTTATAAAAATTTAAAATCTGAAAGTAATATTTTTAATAAAGAAGAAAATTGTTAATAAATATTAGTGTTATACATAAAATAATTTAATTGATATGTTTTTTTAAGGAGGAATTGTGGTTTCTTTAAAAAATTTGAAATTATGGAATAAGATACAAGGCGAAGCTCGACTTTTATTTAAAAAGGAACCAATTCTATCAAAATTATATGAAAAAAGTATATTAAACCATGATAAATTAAGTCATTCTTTAAGTTATATATTATCTACTAAATTATCAACATCAATTATATCTTCAAAAAAATTATTTAATTGTTTTAGTGAAATATATTCAAAAAATATTTTTATAATTAATTCTGTAGTTAAAGATTTAAAAGCAATATTAGAACGTGATCCGGTTGTAAATAATTATATAACTCCGCTTTTGTATTTTAAAGGATTTCATGCTCTAGAATCTCATAGATTAAGTAATTATCTTTGGAAGAAAAAAAAATATGAATTATCTACATATCTCCAAAGTAGAATATCTACTGTATTTTCAGTAGATATTCATCCTCGTGCTTATATTGGTTCTGGAATTGTCTTTGATCATGCACATGGTATTGTTATCGGAGAAGGTGCAATTATAGAAGATGATGTATCAATTTTTCATTCAGTAACATTAGGAGCAACAGGTAAAAATACTAGTATCAATAGACATCCAATAATTAGAAAGCAAGTTGTTATAGGTGCTGGAGCAAAAATATTAGGAAACATTGAAGTTGGTCAAGGAGTTAAAATAGGTGCTGGCTCAATAGTCTTAAAGAATGTTCCTCCATTTGTTACAGTCGCTGGTATTCCTGCGAAAATTATTAAAAATGTAAATATTTGTAAAAATTTTTCCTTTGAAAAAAATAAAAATAATTCAATGCATTATACAAAATTTTTACAATATGGAGACGGTATATAATTTATACAATTAAAACTTCTTTTTTTATTAAAACTGAAATTTATATTTTACGATTTTATCGTGTATAGTACAGAAGTTTTATTTTGTATAAAAATACATTTAATTTTAATTTAATCATCTAAAAAACTACGTAACACTTCTGATCGACTAGGGTGACGAAGTTTTCTTAATGCTTTTGCTTCTATTTGTCTTATTCTTTCACGAGTAACATCAAATTGTTTTCCTACTTCTTCTAAAGTATGATCAGTATTCATATCAATCCCAAAACGCATACGAAGTACTTTTGCTTCACGAGCTGTTAGACCTGATAAAACATTATGTGTAGCTGATCTTAAACTTTCCGATGTAGCTGAGTCTAGTGGCAATTCTAGTGTTGTGTCTTCTATAAAATCACCTAAATGAGAATCATCATCGTCTCCAATGGGTGTTTCCATAGATATTGGTTCCTTTGCTATTTTTAATACTTTTCGAATTTTATCTTCAGGAATCATCATTTTTTCAGAAAGTTCTTCTGGAGTAGGTTCTCGACCTATTTCTTGAAGCATTTGTCTAGAAATTCTATTTAACTTATTAATAGTTTCGATCATATGTACGGGTATTCGAATAGTTCTTGCTTGATCGGCAATAGAACGAGTAATGGCTTGTCTTATCCACCATGTGGCATAAGTTGAAAATTTATAACCTCGACGATATTCAAATTTATCTACTGCTTTCATCAATCCAATGTTACCTTCTTGAATTAAGTCTAAAAATTGTAATCCTCTATTAGTATATTTTTTAGCAATAGAAATAACTAATCTTAAATTAGCTTCCACCATTTCTTTTTTTGCTCTTTTAGCTTTTGCTTCTCCAATAGACATTCGTTTATTAATATCTTTAACTTGTTCAATTGTTAAACCTGTTTCTTTTTCTATTTGAATTAATTTGTCTATACTAAAAAAAACTTCTTCTTTAATATATTCTAATTTATTAGACCACGTTTGATTTGAATCCTGTTCCTTTCTAAACCAATTTTTATCAGTTTCTCTTCCTAGAAAAATTTTGAAAAAATTTTTCTTCGGCATTTTGCATTTTTCAATACATAATTTCATAATAGTTTTTTCTTGTTTTTTAACTCTATTCATCATGTTACGCATATTATTCACTAAATGATCAAATTGTTTTGGGACTAATCTAAATTGTTTAAATATTTCTGAAAGGTGATAAATTTCTAATAGTGAATCTTTATGATTTCTATTCTTTTCTTTAATCGTATTACTTGTACTAGTATACTGTTTTCGTAATTCTTTAAACTTTTCGTTTGCTAATTCTGGATCAATGCTATTTTCATCGTCGTTCTCATCGTCGTTCTCATCGTCGTTCTCATCGTCGTTCTCATCGTCGTTCTCATCGTCGTTCTCATCGTCGTTATTATGAGTGTTGGGAACTTCATCTAAAATTTCAGAATTGATATGAATCGTTGAGGGATGAGAAAAAATTTCTTCATTATTTGGATCGACAAAGCCAGTTATTATATCTGATAATCTTATTTGACCAGTTTTAATTCGATCATATTGCTCAAGAAGATAACTAATAGCTTCTGGATATTCTGATACGGAAGATTGAACTTGATTAATTCCTTCTTCAATGCGTTTAGCTATATCAATTTCACCTTCTCTTGTAAGTAATTCGACAGTTCCCATTTCTCGCATATACATACGAACAGGATCAGTGGTTCTGCCAAATTCAGATTCTACATTAGATAAAACTTGTGTAGCTGCTTCAACTGCATCTTCATCTGTATCTGTATTTATTTCGTTTAAAATTAAATCATCTGCATCAGGTGCTTCTTCTACAACTTGAATTCCCATATCGTTAATCATCTGAATAATGTCATCAATTTGTTCAGAGTCAATAATTTCTTCTGGCAAATGATCATTAATTTCAGAATAGGTTAAATACCCTTGCTCCTTACCATGTGTCACAAGGAGCTTAAGTTGTGACTTTGGGTTTTTCTCCATATGAAAACATCCAAATTTTATTAAAAATAATGAATATTAATTGACTTGTTAGTCAATAATGAATAAAAATTAATTTTTTATATGAAATTATTTTTTTGATAATTTTTTATTAATAGACCAAATTTCTTTTTTTTCATTTTTTGTTAATCCTTTAACTCTTTCTTTCGCAATTAAATTTTCTTGTCTTTTTTCTAAAATTTTACTATATGTGTTTTTTATTAAATCTAAAAACATATTTTCAATTTTTTCTCTAATTATCATGTGATCCCATTTAGATAAAATTTTTAAAATGTTAATTATTTTGCTATTTCTATAAAATTCTAGTAATTGACCTGTATTAATAATAGGATTGTTAGAACATGTTTTTAAAATTTCCAAAAAAATAGGAAGTCCTTTTATTTTTTTATTTTCAAATTTTTCAGTTGAAGATACTAATCTTGATAAATTAGGATTTTGAATTAATAGACTAATTAGTGTTCGCATAGGAGTATATTTAATTTGGAATGATGTATTTTTATTTTTTCTTTCTTGTTCATATAAAAATTTTTTAAATTGATAATCATCTAAAATTCCTATTATTCTAGCTAATTTTTGTCGTAAATAAATTCTTATTATATCGCTAGATATACAATTTATTAAAGGTAAAGCAAGTGAGCTCAAGTAAAACTTATCATTATTAGATGATAAATCAATATCTTTTAAAATGTTTTTAAAAAAAAATTCTGACATTGTGAGAGCATTATCAATTCGCAATTGGAATTTATTTGTCCCTTCTTTTTGAATAATTGTATCTGGATCTTCATTTTTTGGTAAGAGTATAAATTTAATACATTTTTTTTCAGATATATATGGTAATGCAATTTTTAAAGTTCTCCAAGAGGCATTTCGACCCGCATCATCTCCATCATAACAATATATAACTGTATTAGTATAACGAAAAAGTATTTGTACATGTTCTTTTGTAATACATGTACCCAATGATGAAACGACATATTCAATATTATGTTGTGTTAACATGATAACATCTATATAACCTTCTACAACTAATAGATGTTTTGGTTTGAAGTGTTTTTTTGTAACTTGGTATAATCCATAAATTTGTTTTCCCTTTTGAAAAATATCTGTTTCACGAGAATTTAAATATTTTGGAGAAATTTTTTTATTTATTGAACGCCCTCCAAAACTAATAGTTCTTCCATGTTGATCATATATAGGAAAAATTATTCGTCCTTGAATAGGATTATATATATATCCGTAATTATTAGTTGAGATTATTTTTTGAGTTAATAATTCTTTTTCAAGGTGCTTTTTTATATTAAATTTTTTAGAAAATACATTCCATTGATATCCTGAAAATCCAATTGAATATAATTCAATCATCTCTTTGCTAATTCCTCTTTTAATTAAATATTGATAAGCAGAATTAGAAAGGATAATGTTTTTTTGGTAAAAATAAGACATCTTCTCCATTAATAAATATAATCTTTGTTTTTTTAAATAATCATTTTTTTCAATTCTATTTTTTTTTTCAAAGGGTATTTCGACACCATGAATTGTAGCAAGTTCTTCAATGCTTTCTACAAAATTAATATTGTCATATTTTATTAAAAAATCAATTGCATTACCATGTGCGCTACATCCGAAGCAATAATAAAATTGTTTTTCATAATTTACAGTGAAAGATGGAGTTTTATCGTTATGAAAAGGACAATGAGCTTGATAATTTTTACCATTTTTTTTTAATTTTATTCGCGTATTTATAAGTTCAACAATATTAGTGCGAAATAAGAGTTCATTAATAAAATATTTTGGTATTTTTCCAGACATGTATTTTATGTATAGTATAATAAAATTCCGTTCTTGTTAAAGAACGGTTTTTTTATTTTTTTAAAATTTTAGTACATACGAATACGTCTTGCATTTTCTCGAGTTAGTTTTTTTGCAAGACGTTTTACTGCTGAAGCTTTAGCACGTTTTCTTTCAGTAGTTGGTTTTTCATAAAACTCTCTTCTTCTAATTTCAGCTAAAATGCCAGCTTTTTCGCACGATCTTTTAAATCGACGTAGTGCTACATCAAATGGTTCATTTTCGCGAACTTTTATTATTGGCATTTATATTCAACCTCAATTTTTTGTTTTAAAAACATAAGAAATATTATTTCTTTATCTGAAAAGAAATTATATCTTAATTAATATTATTTTTGTAAAATATCATTTTTTTAGAAAAATGCAATTAATAAATTATCTGTGATATTATTGATATCGAATAGTATTAAATATTATTTAATT from Buchnera aphidicola (Hyalopterus amygdali) encodes the following:
- the secB gene encoding protein-export chaperone SecB produces the protein MSEKKLKEKSFEIKRIYIKDASFEAPNTPNIFHKKWDPIIKFNLNITSNKLKSNIFETVLQVRVIVKSEENLFFLCDVHQAGVFLISYFNEKELRHCLGSYCPNILFPYARTCISSLVSYGSFPQLNLTPINFDDIFYKNLKSESNIFNKEENC
- the cysE gene encoding serine O-acetyltransferase; translated protein: MVSLKNLKLWNKIQGEARLLFKKEPILSKLYEKSILNHDKLSHSLSYILSTKLSTSIISSKKLFNCFSEIYSKNIFIINSVVKDLKAILERDPVVNNYITPLLYFKGFHALESHRLSNYLWKKKKYELSTYLQSRISTVFSVDIHPRAYIGSGIVFDHAHGIVIGEGAIIEDDVSIFHSVTLGATGKNTSINRHPIIRKQVVIGAGAKILGNIEVGQGVKIGAGSIVLKNVPPFVTVAGIPAKIIKNVNICKNFSFEKNKNNSMHYTKFLQYGDGI
- the rpoD gene encoding RNA polymerase sigma factor RpoD, translating into MEKNPKSQLKLLVTHGKEQGYLTYSEINDHLPEEIIDSEQIDDIIQMINDMGIQVVEEAPDADDLILNEINTDTDEDAVEAATQVLSNVESEFGRTTDPVRMYMREMGTVELLTREGEIDIAKRIEEGINQVQSSVSEYPEAISYLLEQYDRIKTGQIRLSDIITGFVDPNNEEIFSHPSTIHINSEILDEVPNTHNNDDENDDENDDENDDENDDENDDENDDENSIDPELANEKFKELRKQYTSTSNTIKEKNRNHKDSLLEIYHLSEIFKQFRLVPKQFDHLVNNMRNMMNRVKKQEKTIMKLCIEKCKMPKKNFFKIFLGRETDKNWFRKEQDSNQTWSNKLEYIKEEVFFSIDKLIQIEKETGLTIEQVKDINKRMSIGEAKAKRAKKEMVEANLRLVISIAKKYTNRGLQFLDLIQEGNIGLMKAVDKFEYRRGYKFSTYATWWIRQAITRSIADQARTIRIPVHMIETINKLNRISRQMLQEIGREPTPEELSEKMMIPEDKIRKVLKIAKEPISMETPIGDDDDSHLGDFIEDTTLELPLDSATSESLRSATHNVLSGLTAREAKVLRMRFGIDMNTDHTLEEVGKQFDVTRERIRQIEAKALRKLRHPSRSEVLRSFLDD
- the dnaG gene encoding DNA primase, which codes for MSGKIPKYFINELLFRTNIVELINTRIKLKKNGKNYQAHCPFHNDKTPSFTVNYEKQFYYCFGCSAHGNAIDFLIKYDNINFVESIEELATIHGVEIPFEKKNRIEKNDYLKKQRLYLLMEKMSYFYQKNIILSNSAYQYLIKRGISKEMIELYSIGFSGYQWNVFSKKFNIKKHLEKELLTQKIISTNNYGYIYNPIQGRIIFPIYDQHGRTISFGGRSINKKISPKYLNSRETDIFQKGKQIYGLYQVTKKHFKPKHLLVVEGYIDVIMLTQHNIEYVVSSLGTCITKEHVQILFRYTNTVIYCYDGDDAGRNASWRTLKIALPYISEKKCIKFILLPKNEDPDTIIQKEGTNKFQLRIDNALTMSEFFFKNILKDIDLSSNNDKFYLSSLALPLINCISSDIIRIYLRQKLARIIGILDDYQFKKFLYEQERKNKNTSFQIKYTPMRTLISLLIQNPNLSRLVSSTEKFENKKIKGLPIFLEILKTCSNNPIINTGQLLEFYRNSKIINILKILSKWDHMIIREKIENMFLDLIKNTYSKILEKRQENLIAKERVKGLTKNEKKEIWSINKKLSKK
- the rpsU gene encoding 30S ribosomal protein S21, which encodes MPIIKVRENEPFDVALRRFKRSCEKAGILAEIRRREFYEKPTTERKRAKASAVKRLAKKLTRENARRIRMY